A genomic segment from Gavia stellata isolate bGavSte3 chromosome 4, bGavSte3.hap2, whole genome shotgun sequence encodes:
- the BCL2L14 gene encoding apoptosis facilitator Bcl-2-like protein 14 — MSSPNDVSMEEIMLEDDERDSIEYKILMAYAQRRLSVSKYGTLLKNEANVQKSSSLIRRKVKINHQRDKDGPSPRIVYQAPMMQQHGKKQPKTKYLPGYCLPLLCGRAEQEEHPVHQGCMARCSISEAQCKILQEGNSQQQTSETADVNHIADKLAKLVTSKSQESPSDGSFKIMHHAPRQEQHDSYPTVGSEGKEQDEEKIIQTIVSLLRQSGDQLEEKIKKDRVFYQHFKDMLSYTFFKRITDLFLEDISADSKSEPGGQVQCTKVAFTMEVATRLTAVDNHPMNLVLGFGLKYLREHFKPWIQDQGGWEKALTSLDQEEVE, encoded by the exons ATGTCTTCGCCAAATGATGTCAGTATGGAAGAAATAATGCTGGAAGATGATGAGCGAGACAGCATAGAATACAAGATCCTAATGGCCTACGCCCAGCGGCGGTTGTCTGTCAGTAAATATGGgacacttctgaaaaatgaggCTAATGTGCAGAAATCATCATCCTTAATCAGGAGAAAAGTAAAGATTAACCATCAAAGGGATAAAGATGGACCAAGCCCAAGAATAGTTTATCAGGCTCCCATGATGCAACAGCACGGCAAAAAGCAACCGAAAACAAAATACTTGCCAGGATATTGCCTACCTTTActctgtggcagagcagagcaggaagaGCACCCAGTGCACCAAGGTTGCATGGCACGTTGCTCCATTTCTGAGGCACAATGTAAGATCCTTCAAGAAGGGAATTCTCAGCAACAGACAA GTGAAACAGCAGATGTCAACCACATTGCAGACAAACTTGCCAAGCTTGTTACTTCCAAATCCCAGGAATCTCCTTCAGATGGGTCATTCAAGATAATGCATCATGCCCCACGCCAGGAACAACACGATAGCTATCCTACCGTTGGAAGTGAGGGCAAGGAACAAG atgaagaaaagatAATACAAACAATAGTTTCACTGTTAAGACAATCAGGGGACCAACTAGAAGAAAAG ATCAAAAAGGACAGGGTTTTCTATCAGCATTTTAAAGACATGCTGTCCTACACCTTCTTCAAGAGGATCACAGATTTGTTCCTGGAGGATATCTCAGCAGATTCAAAAAGTGAGCCGGGAGGCCAAGTACAATGCACAAAAGTTGCCTTTACAATGGAAGTTGCCACCAGACTTACCGCTGTGGACAACCATCCTATGAACCTGGTCTTGGGCTTCGGATTAAAGTACCTCAGAGAACACTTCAAGCCGTGGATTCAGGACCAGGGTGGCTGG GAGAAGGCTTTAACTTCACTGGATCAGGAAGAAGTAGAGTAA